The sequence GTGATCTACAGAGAAATTGACAAGTTATTGCTAAGGTGAGTGGAAGTTGATCAATCAATATAGTGGTAAAGTGTTGTCAAGACTTCTTCTCACCCTCCCCTTTTACAGAATCAACATCTGACCCATTAGTTAGTGCCTTCTCAACCTCTTCCTCCACTTCCTCTACCTgcaattaaaatatatgaaaaggaaaaaagaatccaaatttaattaattaattaattacaatttgtAAAGTTAATTATGGAGTTACTAATTCACCTTGTGGATGACATCCTTGGCTAGCTCAGCCTTTTTGACTGCATCTTCAGCTAGATGTTCAACGGACTCCACAGCTTCTCTGAGCTTAGCATCCTCAGGAAGCTTGTCTTCTACCTGCTCAGCCACCTTCTCTACTTCCTCAGCCAACTCTTCCACCACCTCTGTCACAGATTCCACTGTGTCTACTGCCATGTCCACCTTGCCTGATTTAATCATACTTAGGAATTAATAACTTTAGAGAATAATTTTAATCATAACAATTATTAAGAACTTGAAAGTGTACTTTTAAGGGCCAGCAAGGGTCCCCATTTGTGTCTCAAAGAAGGTATTATTATTGACAGCATTAATCCCACAATCCAGTTTTTCCTGCACAGAAAGGCAAAAATCATAGTAAACTGATGATCAAAGAGCTGCTGATGATTTCTGTTGCCTGCCACTAACAATTAACAGactaaacacaaaaacaaaacaaacaaaaaataattaattaacctcACCAAGTAGATAATGGAGATTTATCTGCAGGACTTTGAGTTTCTGGTGGAGATTTTTCTGATGCCTGAGTCACCCTTCACTCCAACCAATTTTTGGGACAATTTAGATAACTTTCAACTGAAGGATTGATGCATATAAAGATCATACTGAATTAATGGTGTATTAGTGAAGCTTACTTGGTAATTAGCAGTCTGTGATGAGCTCTAATCAATTGATGATCATATGGGAATTTGGTGAATGATGATCTTTGATAAGCCAACATGGGATGCTGCTGATCAGAAGTCAAAGGCAGGCTATGCAAAGTGGCATGGGGGACTTGGAGCTTTGTTTTTTGGCTATGGAGGGTGGACATGGGAGGGTGGAAGCCATTGATGGTTGCCATTAGATCAAATGGGAAGCAATTTCTACAACTTCAAGGCCAAAAACAGAactgagaaaagaaaatagaaatgaaaatgggggttttttttttcaaagggCTTTGCTTATTTGATGCCAGGCCCCTACTAAGACTAGGAAGTGGCACTATACTGTGAATTGGACGCATGTGCAGGTAGCTAAATAAATGAGGATGGAAaatttaagagatatttagtcatacagagagcttctattgaggggtctctcaaataagtttatttgagtgaCACCTCTT comes from Prunus dulcis chromosome 6, ALMONDv2, whole genome shotgun sequence and encodes:
- the LOC117632194 gene encoding uncharacterized protein LOC117632194, with product MATINGFHPPMSTLHSQKTKLQVPHATLHSLPLTSDQQHPMLAYQRSSFTKFPYDHQLIRAHHRLLITKVTQASEKSPPETQSPADKSPLSTWKNWIVGLMLSIIIPSLRHKWGPLLALKSKVDMAVDTVESVTEVVEELAEEVEKVAEQVEDKLPEDAKLREAVESVEHLAEDAVKKAELAKDVIHKVEEVEEEVEKALTNGSDVDSVKGEGEKKS